The Micromonospora rhizosphaerae sequence GCGGTCTTCCTCTCCGTGCTGGACGTGCACGTCAACCGCGCCCCGGTGGCCGGCAAGGTGGTCGACTACTTCGTCGCCGACGGCGGCTTCGTCAACGCGATGAAGCCGGACGCCGAGCACAACGTGGCGGCGTACACGGTGCTGGACACCGAGCACGGCACGGTGGTCGTCGCGCAGCGCACCGGCCTGATCGCCCGGCGGATCGTGCAGCGGGCGCCGGTCGGCGCGCTGCTGGCCAAGGGCGAGCGCTTCGGGCTGATCCGGTTCGGCTCCCGGACCGACGTCTACCTCCCGGCGGACGCCGCCGAGCCGCTGGTCGGCCCGGGCGACAAGGTGGTCGGCGGCTCGACCGTGATCGCCCGCTGGGTCTGAGCCCGGACGCGCGAAGAGGGGCGTCGCGGTCGCGGCGCCCCTCTTCGCGTACGTCGGTGGATCAGGCGGTGTGGCGCTGGTGCAGCCAGAGCAGCGGACCGCTGACCAGGTAGCCCACCACCACCAGGGCGAAGGTGAGCCGGATGTCGACCAGCGCGCCGATCACCGGGGCCAGCCAGAGCCACGGCGGCAGCTTGACCAGCCGGGCGACCTTGGCGTACGGGAAGCTGGAGACCATGGCGACGCCGAGCAGCGCCACCCCGCCGACCATCACCAGGCCGGACACCGGCAGCCCGATCGCCACCGTCAGGGCCAGCACGGCGGCCGCCATGGTGGTGGGCACGCCGCAGAAGAACCGGCCGTCCTTCGGCGAGACGTTGAACCGGGCGAGCCGGATCGCGGCGCAGGCCGCCACGAGGGCGCAGGCCACCGCGGCGGCCGCCGGTGGGACCGAGCCGGCCAGCGAGGCGTAGACCACCACCGGGGCGGCGAGCCCGAACGAGCACATGTCGGCCAGCGAGTCCATCTGCGCGCCGAACGGGCTGGCCACGCCGAGCTTGCGGGCCAGTGCGCCGTCCAGGCCGTCGAAGGCGACGCAGGCGATCAGGCAGAGCGCCGCGACCCGGACCTCGCCCTGCATGGCCAGGAAGATGGCCAGCATGCCGAGCATCAGGCTGCTCAGCGTGCAGGCGTTCACCACGGCGAACTTCATCCGGCGGGCGGCCGTGCGATCACCCGGCAGCAGCGGGATGGACATCGGCGGCGCGTCGTCGACCGGCGACGTGGGGGCCAGCGCCGGGCTGACCGGCACCACGGCCTCGACCTCGGCGCGGTCGAACCGGTCGCGGCCGTACCGGCGGCGCTGCCGGTCGGTGTAGCGGTGGTCGGGCACGACCAGGTCGTTGCCGGGGACGGCGTCGACATCACGGCGACCCACCCGGACCAGCAGCACCTGGCGGGCAAACGTGCTGCTGCGGCGCAGCCGGCCCGCCCAGCGACGCCCTGCGGGGCGCGGACTGTCAGTCGTACGACGCCGGCGCCATGGGGCTCTCGGCACGCTTCCTCCATCACCGGATCGGCTGACCGCCACGAGGGCGGGTGTCCGGCTGTCTCGTGCCGGACCGCTTTCGGGCCCGGCAGCCGTTTGCGGAGTAACACCATTGCATAAGGGAACGGGGCTTGGCGATAGCTGCCGGCGGTACTTATATCTCCCTTAAACCGCGCGAACTGCCCTCATATTGCCATCTCGGGCGTCATCGCCCGTTTCCTCCGCCAATCCCAAGTCCCGACTGTACCGGAGGCGGCCCAGGTGGGCTCGACAAGTGGGCGCTACCACCCCGAGCGTCCGGTTGCCCGGGCCGCCACCTCGGTCATCCGCAGCCGGCTGACCCGCTCCGGAGCGAACCAGGCCGCCCTGGCGGTGGAGCCGCCGGCGAGTTCGGTCACCACCGCCTCGGTGGGGGCGTCCACCCGGACCCGGTAGATCACCCGGACCGAGTGCCAGTCCAACGGCCGTCCCTCGGGACCGAGCGCGGCGGGGTTGTGCAGGTTGTCGACGGCCATCAGGTCGACCACCCGACCGAGCTGGCCGGCCTCCTCGACCAGCTCCCGGAGCAGGCCTGCGGCCGGCTGCTCCCCGTGGTCGGTGCCGCCGCCGGGCAGGTGCCACCGCCCGGCCCCCGGGTAACCCTCAGCGATCATGGTCAGCAGCACCCGGTCGGCCGGGTCGGTGACCAGCCCGTACGCGGCGAAGCGCTGGCGCCGGTCGGTGGCGGGCGGAGCGGCGTGCGCGGGCGGCAGGGCCCGGGGCAGGTCCCGCGGCAGGGGCGCCACCGGAAGCCCGAGCAGCTCGGCGGTGAACGGCATCAGCGGCACTCCCGCCGCCTCGTCAGGGGTGAACCAGCGCAGCTCGTCGCTGCCGCCGGCCGGCTCCGGGCGGAGCTCGCCTCCCCGCGCCTCGACGTCGAACACCAGCCGGTCGGTGTGCACGATGACACCGGCGTCCCGGAAGGTGGCCACGTCGGCCACGGCGTCCCGCACCCCGGTCACGCGGACGGCCAGCCCGGTCTCCTCGGCGAACTCACGCACCACCGCGGCGGCGGGATGCTCGGCGTGCTTCAGCCCGCCGCCGGGCAGCTGCCACACTCCGGGGTACGGGCAGCCGGCGGATCCTCGGGCCAGAAGTACCCGCCCGTCGGCGTCCCCCAGCACCCCGTACGCCCCGATCCGCCGCCGCTGCTCCACCAGCTCCCCCAATTCCCGCCTCCCGGCCCGTCCGGTTACCCCGTCGATCATGAATTTATTGCCCGCGAGGGTGTGGTGACGTTCGGGCTCATCGGTTGAGGGCGATCGCTACCCGGGGGAGCAGGGGGGTTACCCGCGGCCTGGCGCGGCGTTGTCGACGGCCCGGCGGCCGCACCGCGTCCCTCGGACATCGCCGGGCGGTCGGGCCCGCGGGGACGTGTCCCTGAGGAGCAATATGCCTGAGCGCGCCTCGCTCAGCTCATCGCGCCCCGACGAGCGCACTCACCACTTGCCCCGCCCATCCGGGTAGCAACCTCATCATCTTGGAAGCGGCGGGAGGGCGCGGGTCAGGTGAGTTGGGCGGCCTGGACGGCTTCGGCGGTGACCTCGGTCAGGCGGTCGGTGGGGAGGGCGCCGAGCTCCTCCCGGCGGAACCAGCGGGCCTCGCAGGTGGAGCCGCCGACGTCGACGACCTTGGGCGGGGCGGGCTGGTCGACGATCACCCGGTAGAAGGCGCGGACCCCGTGCCAGTCGATCGGGTAGCCCTCGGGACCGAGTGAGGCGGCGTCCCGGTGGCTGGCCACGCCGAGCAGCTCAACCAGCCGGCCGTTCTGCCCGGTCTCCTCCACCAGCTCCCGGATCAGCGCCGCGCCCGGCTGCTCGCCGTAGTCGGTGCCGCCCCCCGGCAGGTGCCAGCAGCCGGCGCCCGGGTAGCCGTCGGAGACCCGGGTGAGCAGCACCCGGCCCTCCGGGTCGGTGACCACGGCGTACGCCGCGAAGCGCTGCGCCCGGTGCAGGCCGTCGGGCCCGGGCACCGCGTAGAAGGAGGGGAACTCGGGGACCTCCTTCGGCACCACGTCGGCCGAGGAGGCGGGGAGACCCAGGGCGCGCGCGGCGAACGACCGCAGCGGCAGCTCCCGGGCCTCGTCGAGGCTGAACCAGCGGGCCAGGTCGGTCGGGCGGTCCACCCGGTCGGTCAGCGTCCCGCCCCGCACCGAGACCGTGTAGATCAGGCGGTCGGTGTGGATGGTGATGCCGCGCTCGGGCAGCGCCCGCATGTCGGCGAGGACGTCCCGGAGCCCGGCGACGGCGACCGAGAGCCCGGTCTCCGCCGCCGTCTCGCGGACGACGGTGTGGTTGGGGTCCTCGCCGTGGTCGACCGCCCCGCCGGGCAGGGACCACGCGCCAGGGGTGCCGGAGCGCTCAGATGCGTGGACCAGCAACACTCGGCCGTCTGGGTCAGCACAAACTGCGTATGCCGCGATCCTGCGGAGCGGCTCCAGCAAGGTGGTCACGGGTGAAAATTCTCCCCCGACCCGGTTACCGCCATCGAAAAGAGTCAGATTCCTGACACTAGGCTGGCACCTCAGGGATCGTTCAGGGTAGGAGTCCGGGCGGTCACCGAGGTCGCCCGCCCGCCGGCGCGGGACCGTGGGGACATGACCTTCACGAACGCCCCTCAGGCCCCGTACAAGCAGCTCCGGCGACCGGCCACCGACCGCATGGTGGCCGGGGTCGCCAGCGGCC is a genomic window containing:
- a CDS encoding CDP-alcohol phosphatidyltransferase family protein — encoded protein: MRRSSTFARQVLLVRVGRRDVDAVPGNDLVVPDHRYTDRQRRRYGRDRFDRAEVEAVVPVSPALAPTSPVDDAPPMSIPLLPGDRTAARRMKFAVVNACTLSSLMLGMLAIFLAMQGEVRVAALCLIACVAFDGLDGALARKLGVASPFGAQMDSLADMCSFGLAAPVVVYASLAGSVPPAAAAVACALVAACAAIRLARFNVSPKDGRFFCGVPTTMAAAVLALTVAIGLPVSGLVMVGGVALLGVAMVSSFPYAKVARLVKLPPWLWLAPVIGALVDIRLTFALVVVGYLVSGPLLWLHQRHTA
- a CDS encoding NUDIX hydrolase; amino-acid sequence: MEQRRRIGAYGVLGDADGRVLLARGSAGCPYPGVWQLPGGGLKHAEHPAAAVVREFAEETGLAVRVTGVRDAVADVATFRDAGVIVHTDRLVFDVEARGGELRPEPAGGSDELRWFTPDEAAGVPLMPFTAELLGLPVAPLPRDLPRALPPAHAAPPATDRRQRFAAYGLVTDPADRVLLTMIAEGYPGAGRWHLPGGGTDHGEQPAAGLLRELVEEAGQLGRVVDLMAVDNLHNPAALGPEGRPLDWHSVRVIYRVRVDAPTEAVVTELAGGSTARAAWFAPERVSRLRMTEVAARATGRSGW
- a CDS encoding NUDIX domain-containing protein, whose translation is MTTLLEPLRRIAAYAVCADPDGRVLLVHASERSGTPGAWSLPGGAVDHGEDPNHTVVRETAAETGLSVAVAGLRDVLADMRALPERGITIHTDRLIYTVSVRGGTLTDRVDRPTDLARWFSLDEARELPLRSFAARALGLPASSADVVPKEVPEFPSFYAVPGPDGLHRAQRFAAYAVVTDPEGRVLLTRVSDGYPGAGCWHLPGGGTDYGEQPGAALIRELVEETGQNGRLVELLGVASHRDAASLGPEGYPIDWHGVRAFYRVIVDQPAPPKVVDVGGSTCEARWFRREELGALPTDRLTEVTAEAVQAAQLT